The sequence GGCGGAACGGCGTGCGTGGATGCCGGGAAGGGCGACGGCGCTGGTAGGGTCCGCGGCACCATGACCCTCGCGTCCCTTCCGCTCATCGTGTCCCTGCTCGCGGCGCAGACGCCCGCGCCCGCGCCGTCGAAGCCGCCCCCCGCGCCCGCCGCCGCGAAGGCGCCGTCCGCCGTCCCCGGCATCGCCCCGCTGCCGGGCCTGCCCAACCTGTGGGCCAGCGGCGTGCCGCCCGTGCCTCCCGCGCTCTCCCAGCGCGTGCAGCAGTACCTGGAGTCCCGCTCCGCGCAGTTGTTGGACGTGACGGGGGACGGCCAGCAGGTGCTCGTCTCCACGCGCTTCGCGGACGTGAACCAGTTGCACGTGGTGGAGATGCCGCTGGGCGCGCGCACGCAGCTCACCTTCACGAAGGAGCCCATCAACCGGGCGCGCTTCCTGCCGGGCAACCCGCGGATCATCTTCTACCTCCAGGACACGGGCGGCGGAGAGTTCTTCCAGGTGCTCAAGCTGGACCGGCGCACGGGCCGCTCGGAGCTGCTGACGGACGGCAAGAGCCGGCATGAAGAGCTGGTGGTGTCACGTGACGGGAAGTGGCTCGCGTACGCGGGCACGGGCCGCAACGGCAAGGACACCGACGTGTACGTGGCGCCCACGGCGGACCCCAAGCAGGCGAAGCGGGTGACGGAAGCGGAAGGCAGCTGGGCGCCGGCGGAGTTCTCCAGCGACGGCACGAAGCTGCTCGTGCGCCAGTTCCGCGCGGCGGACGACTCGGACCTGAGCGTGGTGGACCTGAAGACGAACACGCGCACGCAGCTGACGCCCAAGGAGGGCAAGGGCAGCGTGGACGCCGCCGTCTTCACGCACGACGGGCAGGGCGTGTACGTGTCCACGGACCGCTACAGCGACTTCGCGGAGGTGTACCGGCTGCCGCTCACGGGCGCGCCCCCGGCGGCGCCTCAGTCGCTGACGAAGTCGGTGCGCTGGAACATCGATCGCCTGGAGCTGTCCCCGGACGGGCGCAAGCTGGCGGTGACCGCCAACGAGGAGGGCTATGGCCGGCTGTACCTCCTGGACACGCGCACGCAGGCGCTGACGCCGGTGGAGACACCGCGCGGGGTGATTTCGCAGCTCCGCTTCCCGGCGAAGCGGTCGGACCGGGTGGCGTTCTCCCTGTCGTCCGCGCGCGTGCCGCTGGACGTCTTCACGGTGGACCTGGGCACGAAGAAGACCACGCGCTGGACGCGCTCGGAGGTCGGCGGGTTGGATCCGGAGACGTTCGTGGAGCCGGAGCTGGTGCGCTACCCGTCCACGGACGGTGTGAAGGTGCCCGCGTTCCTCTACCTGCCCAGCAACGCGAAGGGGAAGGTGCCGGTGGTGGTGGTGTTCCACGGCGGGCCGGAAGGCCAGAGCCAGCCGAGCTTCAGCTCGCAGATCCAGATCATGACGAAGGAGCTGGGGCTGGCGGTGCTGTTGCCCAACGTGCGCGGCTCGGAGGGCTACGGCAAGGCGTACCGCGCGATGGATGACGGCGTGAAGCGCGAGGCGAGCCTGGCGGACATCGGGGCCACGCTGGACTTCGTCGCCTCGCGGCCGGAGCTGGACGCGGCGCGCGTGGGCGTCTACGGCGGCTCGTACGGCGGCTACATGACGCTGGCGACGGTGGCGTTCTTCCCGGAGCGCATCAAGGCGGCGGTGGACGTGGTGGGCATCTCGTCCCTGCCGTCGTTCCTGCAGAACACGCAGGCGTACCGGCGCGACCTGCGGCGCGCGGAGTACGGTGACGAGCGCGACCCGGCGGTGCGCAAGGTGCAGGAGCGCATCTCGCCGCTGGGGTCGGTGGACAGGATTCGCGCGGCGCTCTTCGTGCAGCAGGGAGCGAACGACCCGCGCGTGCCGCAGTCGGAGGCGGAGCAGATCGTCCAGGCGGTGCGCAAGAAGGGCTCGGACGTCTGGTACCTGCTGGCCACGGACGAGGGGCACGGGTTCCAGAAGAAGACCAACCGGGACCTGGCCCAGACGACGGCGCTGATGTTCTTCGAGAAGCACCTGCTGGGCCCGGCCGCAGGGCAGGGGAGCGGGGCGGCGGGCGGAAAGTAGCCCCCGCTGCACGGGGGCCGTGCCACGGCCGATATGGCGGTCCTCCGGGGAAGTTACACATTGTGGATGTCAGTGAATGTGAAGGCTGTCTCCGG comes from Corallococcus macrosporus and encodes:
- a CDS encoding S9 family peptidase, which produces MTLASLPLIVSLLAAQTPAPAPSKPPPAPAAAKAPSAVPGIAPLPGLPNLWASGVPPVPPALSQRVQQYLESRSAQLLDVTGDGQQVLVSTRFADVNQLHVVEMPLGARTQLTFTKEPINRARFLPGNPRIIFYLQDTGGGEFFQVLKLDRRTGRSELLTDGKSRHEELVVSRDGKWLAYAGTGRNGKDTDVYVAPTADPKQAKRVTEAEGSWAPAEFSSDGTKLLVRQFRAADDSDLSVVDLKTNTRTQLTPKEGKGSVDAAVFTHDGQGVYVSTDRYSDFAEVYRLPLTGAPPAAPQSLTKSVRWNIDRLELSPDGRKLAVTANEEGYGRLYLLDTRTQALTPVETPRGVISQLRFPAKRSDRVAFSLSSARVPLDVFTVDLGTKKTTRWTRSEVGGLDPETFVEPELVRYPSTDGVKVPAFLYLPSNAKGKVPVVVVFHGGPEGQSQPSFSSQIQIMTKELGLAVLLPNVRGSEGYGKAYRAMDDGVKREASLADIGATLDFVASRPELDAARVGVYGGSYGGYMTLATVAFFPERIKAAVDVVGISSLPSFLQNTQAYRRDLRRAEYGDERDPAVRKVQERISPLGSVDRIRAALFVQQGANDPRVPQSEAEQIVQAVRKKGSDVWYLLATDEGHGFQKKTNRDLAQTTALMFFEKHLLGPAAGQGSGAAGGK